One Desulfuromonas acetoxidans DSM 684 genomic window carries:
- a CDS encoding AMP-dependent synthetase/ligase, with product MSTIIELIQSSCQKHPNATALREKKNKRWQSITYADLWRESDKVAAGLNQLGIAQNSHIALLAPSSMCWITTYLGVLKQGCVVIPIDKELKQNELRHVLIDSEVNVVFTVESYVEDLLELRKNLTDLQHIVVMDNTLNQRGPASETFAIIGDLITEWHSLVNTLNIPREQAEKLEQLANKTHQLLTSASPAPSNSEAPDLFSPSANQMKDALKKGVLLNYDQLIKNSTIEPTPITADDTAVILYTSGTTGRSKGAILSHGNITSNVKDLIPHFQLDQRIHTLSFLPINHVFEQVCGILLPLTLGGTISFAESLKKLGENLAEVKPTFLLGVPAVYRIFLDRIMKGINSKKVSKALYSLPLTRTVVAKKVRETLGAGTIFVSGGAALDPAVAAQFKELDILIYQGYGITETSPVITAEQPGKMRLGTVGRPLPSVQVKIANPNDEGIGEILCKGPNVMKGYYKNTDATNEVLVDGWYHTGDMGKIDSDGYLSICGRVKNLIVTPNGKNVYPEEIENELLNSPFIQEVMIYGHKVSPTAEEVHAQIYPDQEVIDSYAQEQGLYPLEHKAVEGLIRDEVLKIGKQLADYKRVKRFTLREDEFPKTTTRKIKRFVVEADISATE from the coding sequence GTGAGTACAATCATTGAACTAATCCAATCCAGTTGTCAGAAACATCCCAACGCAACCGCACTGCGTGAAAAAAAAAATAAACGCTGGCAAAGCATCACCTACGCCGACCTTTGGCGAGAATCCGACAAGGTCGCTGCCGGCCTGAATCAACTGGGCATCGCTCAGAACAGTCACATAGCGCTGTTGGCGCCCTCTTCCATGTGCTGGATCACCACGTATCTCGGTGTTCTTAAACAGGGCTGTGTCGTCATCCCCATCGATAAGGAACTCAAGCAGAACGAGCTCAGACATGTTCTTATCGACAGCGAGGTCAATGTTGTTTTCACCGTAGAGAGTTACGTTGAAGACCTGCTTGAACTTCGTAAGAACCTGACCGATCTGCAACACATTGTTGTGATGGACAATACGCTGAATCAGCGCGGACCGGCCTCAGAAACGTTTGCAATCATCGGCGATCTGATCACTGAATGGCACTCACTGGTCAACACGTTGAACATACCTCGCGAGCAAGCGGAGAAGCTGGAACAGCTGGCCAACAAAACCCACCAGCTCCTCACCTCAGCGTCTCCGGCACCCAGCAACAGTGAAGCTCCCGACCTGTTTTCACCGAGTGCCAACCAGATGAAAGACGCCCTGAAAAAGGGGGTCCTGCTCAACTATGACCAGCTGATTAAGAACAGTACCATTGAGCCGACACCCATCACTGCCGACGATACGGCAGTAATTCTTTACACCTCCGGCACCACAGGGCGCTCCAAGGGCGCAATCCTCAGTCATGGCAACATCACGTCCAACGTCAAGGATCTGATTCCCCATTTTCAACTGGACCAGCGCATCCATACGTTGTCGTTTTTACCGATCAACCATGTGTTTGAACAAGTGTGTGGCATCCTGTTGCCCCTAACGCTGGGAGGAACCATCTCTTTCGCCGAATCGTTGAAGAAACTCGGAGAAAACCTCGCCGAGGTCAAACCCACCTTCCTACTGGGCGTGCCAGCCGTTTATCGGATTTTCCTTGACCGCATTATGAAAGGGATCAACAGCAAAAAGGTGTCCAAAGCACTGTACTCTCTACCGTTGACCCGCACTGTCGTGGCTAAGAAAGTTCGCGAAACCCTCGGTGCCGGAACAATTTTCGTCAGCGGTGGAGCAGCACTTGACCCTGCCGTCGCCGCCCAGTTCAAAGAGCTGGATATCCTAATCTACCAAGGCTATGGCATCACCGAAACCTCACCGGTTATCACAGCAGAACAACCCGGGAAAATGCGTCTTGGAACCGTTGGTCGTCCTCTGCCATCGGTTCAGGTTAAAATTGCCAATCCCAACGACGAAGGTATCGGCGAGATCCTCTGCAAAGGGCCCAATGTCATGAAGGGTTATTACAAAAATACCGACGCAACCAACGAAGTCCTTGTCGACGGCTGGTACCATACCGGTGATATGGGCAAAATTGATTCCGATGGCTATCTAAGCATCTGTGGCCGGGTTAAAAATTTGATTGTCACACCGAACGGCAAAAATGTTTACCCCGAGGAGATTGAGAACGAACTTCTTAATAGCCCGTTTATTCAGGAAGTCATGATCTATGGGCACAAAGTCAGCCCAACGGCTGAAGAAGTCCATGCTCAAATTTATCCGGACCAGGAAGTGATTGACAGTTATGCCCAAGAACAGGGTCTCTACCCCCTGGAACATAAAGCCGTTGAAGGCTTGATTCGCGATGAAGTTCTTAAAATAGGCAAACAACTTGCCGATTACAAACGCGTTAAACGATTCACCCTGCGTGAAGATGAATTCCCAAAAACAACCACTCGCAAAATTAAACGATTTGTGGTTGAGGCCGATATTTCAGCAACCGAATAA
- a CDS encoding c-type cytochrome, which translates to MKKTLFVTLCIFCLVAFSSSAFAAKGWRAGKKTYKSVCMSCHKRGGEAQRLKLNQWSKAKWTKYFAEEKKGKHADPWGQLTDEEKDNLLKYFHKYAKDDHTRLGCG; encoded by the coding sequence ATGAAAAAAACTCTGTTCGTTACACTGTGTATCTTTTGTCTGGTTGCTTTTTCCAGTTCCGCTTTTGCGGCAAAGGGCTGGCGCGCCGGTAAAAAAACGTACAAATCGGTCTGTATGAGTTGCCACAAGCGCGGCGGTGAGGCCCAGCGGCTTAAACTGAACCAGTGGAGCAAAGCGAAGTGGACTAAGTATTTTGCCGAAGAGAAAAAGGGCAAGCATGCGGACCCTTGGGGCCAGTTAACTGATGAGGAAAAAGATAACCTCCTGAAATACTTCCATAAGTATGCTAAGGACGACCATACTCGTCTCGGTTGTGGGTAA